A segment of the Streptomyces sp. L2 genome:
GACGTCGATCTGCTGCTCACCCTGATGAGCGTGGCGCTCCAGGCGCGGCTGAGCTGGCCCGACCCGGCCGGCGGACCGGCCGCCGGCTGCAACGACCAGCGCGGCGCGGGCTTCGTGACGGCGGAACACAGCGGGTTCTGACGCCCCGTCGGGGTATGGCGTGCCGCCGGGGTGTGACACCCCGCCGGGGTGTGGCGCGCCGCCGCACAGGACCGCTCACACCGTGAGGACCCGGAGGCCCGCCTCCTCGAAGGCGTGCACGGTCTCCGGCCTCACCGCCGCGTCCGTGACGAGCGTGTCCACGGCGTCCGTCGCGCAGATCCGGGCGAACGCGCGCTGCCCCAGCTTGCTGGAGTCGGCCGCGACCACCACGCGCGCGGCACGTTCGCACAGCAGCCGGTTGATCGCCGCCTCCGCCTCGTCGTGTGCCGCCGCGCCGTGGGCCGCGTCGAAGCCGACGACTCCGAGCACCGCCACGTCGAGCGTGATCTGGCCGAGCACCCCGTCCGCGAGCGGACCGATCAGCTCGTACGACTGCGGGCGCGCGACCCCGCCCGTGAGCACGATCTTGAACTGGGGGCGTACCGCCAGCTCGTTGGCGATGTTGAGCGCGTTGGTGACGATCGTCAGCGCGGGCGCACCGGTCCCGAGGTCGCCGCGAGCCGCCCCGGTGCCCAGATCTCCGCGCACGGCGAGGGCGCGGGCCACCTCTGTGGTGGTCGTGCCCCCGGTCAGCCCCACGGTCTCGCCCGGCGCGACGAGCTCCGCCACCGCCTTGGCGATCCGCTGCTTCTCGGAGGCCCGGCGGGCCGTCTTGTAGCGCAGGGGCAGCTCGTACGACACCCCGTGCGCCACCGCGCCGCCCCGCGTGCGCACCAGCATCTGCTGCTCGGCGAGCTGGTCGAGGTCCCGGCGGATGGTCGCCGCCGACACCGACAGCCCGGCCGCCGCCTCCTCGACGTCCAGCCGGCCGCGCTCGACGAGCAGTTCCAGCAGCGCCTTCCATCGGGCGTCCCGGGACATCCGCCGCCTCCGTTCTCCCTGTGTGGCGACCCTAGCGCACCAGGCCCCCGGAGCCGCTTGCTTGATTCTGCTCGAAAGTTCGCTATATCTTGCAGGAATAATCAACATGGGGAGAGTCTGGGATGACCTACGTCGAGGACGAGCTGAACAGCCAGCCCGAGTGCTGGACGCGTGCCGCCGAGGAGACGGCGCGCCACGCGGGAGCGCTGCCCGCCGCGGGGGAGCGGGTCGCGATCGTCGGGTGCGGTACGTCCTACTTCATGGCGCAGTCCGCGGCCGTGCTGCGCGAGACCGCCGGCCAGGGCGAGACCGACGCGTTCGCCGCCTCCGAGTTCCCGCACGGACGGCGCT
Coding sequences within it:
- a CDS encoding DeoR/GlpR family DNA-binding transcription regulator, with amino-acid sequence MSRDARWKALLELLVERGRLDVEEAAAGLSVSAATIRRDLDQLAEQQMLVRTRGGAVAHGVSYELPLRYKTARRASEKQRIAKAVAELVAPGETVGLTGGTTTTEVARALAVRGDLGTGAARGDLGTGAPALTIVTNALNIANELAVRPQFKIVLTGGVARPQSYELIGPLADGVLGQITLDVAVLGVVGFDAAHGAAAHDEAEAAINRLLCERAARVVVAADSSKLGQRAFARICATDAVDTLVTDAAVRPETVHAFEEAGLRVLTV